A genomic stretch from Akkermansia massiliensis includes:
- a CDS encoding TlpA disulfide reductase family protein, translating into MPLLAASPEKKENKTAASADALPTLSLEGLPEVWLQGTPVKEWEKDKVYIFEFWATWCGPCLAAMPHMEQLHQAFKDNPGMQIIGVNVMDRKSPEALKEFLKNRPSPLTYTMAVDVDGKRTREKWLAPMDVNGIPHAFAVKNGKLIWRGHPVKLSEEIMQAMLKPDFSAASLPSENSDAGAREWKRYREVSKKLGEVVRKEGKQGAMAFLKQIQDSREFQQDQMIQLKMIPFIVLAEKGEFQEAQSVLDSLCKEYPDNYRVQINVAGTLMEGKSVPAGKMDAALVERCLNRCIEISRKGNKEASLPWRLMGELRERQGNMKEALRDMEKALSLTSISKAWTKLQQLSGNSETFQSLVDQVAEEIKPEPPRKMQEMGPVQEDKEYTPLFSKLNWFNHPGLTGLPSDKTVFISFWRGAARNNGMWSDGAPGKTLDVVLKKYGLLDNPKVKAVVLGVIPMDQKQMQEYLSGPEGWTAYPVGIPSDHSVMELFDSLKLNSFPAAAVVRDGTLLWAGEIKRMPAWVAETALWDSFDKNRFAEEDAKRKAHQQALQAVIKKSFELRKEKKFDEYKKLIEENAERFADDGWFASTVAEVQAGKAWKEKDYQKVADIIDQVLKRFPKEDSLASYLLKILNGSDEMRGYNYQAARHALQIMKDFNTRDDGGYNAACYQVMMEMAMEKKDYAQAKKDAVNALRELPLMHQYVAMKKKQAEA; encoded by the coding sequence ATGCCTTTACTGGCTGCCTCTCCTGAAAAAAAAGAAAATAAAACTGCCGCTTCTGCGGATGCTCTTCCCACCCTTTCCCTGGAGGGATTGCCGGAAGTATGGCTGCAGGGAACGCCTGTCAAGGAATGGGAAAAGGACAAGGTATACATCTTTGAATTCTGGGCCACCTGGTGCGGACCGTGCCTGGCCGCCATGCCCCATATGGAACAACTGCATCAGGCATTTAAAGACAACCCGGGCATGCAGATCATAGGAGTCAATGTCATGGACCGGAAATCTCCGGAGGCTCTGAAGGAATTTTTAAAAAATCGGCCGTCTCCCCTTACTTACACAATGGCGGTGGATGTGGATGGAAAGAGAACCAGGGAAAAATGGCTGGCTCCTATGGATGTGAACGGCATTCCGCATGCCTTTGCCGTAAAGAACGGTAAACTCATCTGGCGCGGACATCCCGTAAAACTCTCGGAAGAAATCATGCAGGCCATGTTGAAACCTGATTTTTCCGCCGCTTCCCTTCCGTCGGAAAATTCTGATGCGGGCGCCCGTGAGTGGAAGCGTTATCGGGAAGTCTCGAAAAAGCTGGGCGAGGTGGTCCGGAAAGAAGGAAAACAGGGAGCCATGGCGTTTTTAAAGCAAATCCAGGATTCAAGGGAATTTCAACAGGATCAGATGATTCAACTGAAGATGATCCCGTTCATCGTACTAGCGGAAAAAGGAGAATTCCAGGAAGCTCAGTCGGTACTTGACAGCTTGTGCAAGGAATATCCGGACAACTACCGCGTGCAGATCAATGTGGCTGGAACCTTGATGGAAGGAAAATCAGTTCCTGCCGGCAAGATGGATGCCGCTCTGGTGGAGCGGTGTCTGAACCGTTGCATTGAAATCTCAAGGAAAGGCAACAAGGAAGCTTCCCTTCCCTGGCGTCTGATGGGTGAACTCCGGGAGCGGCAGGGCAACATGAAGGAAGCGCTTCGGGATATGGAAAAGGCGCTTTCCCTGACCTCCATCAGCAAGGCGTGGACGAAGCTGCAGCAGCTTTCGGGCAATTCGGAGACGTTCCAATCCCTTGTGGACCAGGTAGCTGAGGAAATTAAGCCGGAGCCTCCTCGGAAAATGCAGGAAATGGGGCCTGTGCAGGAAGACAAGGAATACACGCCCCTTTTCAGCAAGCTGAATTGGTTCAATCATCCCGGGCTGACGGGCTTGCCTTCTGACAAAACCGTATTTATCAGCTTCTGGAGAGGAGCTGCGAGGAACAATGGCATGTGGAGTGATGGAGCTCCGGGGAAAACGCTTGATGTAGTCCTGAAAAAATATGGTCTTCTGGACAATCCCAAGGTGAAGGCTGTGGTATTGGGTGTCATTCCGATGGATCAAAAACAGATGCAGGAATATCTGTCTGGTCCGGAAGGATGGACTGCCTACCCTGTCGGTATTCCGTCGGACCATTCCGTGATGGAACTTTTTGATTCCCTGAAGCTTAATTCGTTCCCTGCCGCCGCCGTCGTTCGTGACGGAACATTGCTGTGGGCAGGGGAAATTAAAAGGATGCCCGCGTGGGTGGCGGAAACGGCCCTCTGGGACTCTTTTGACAAGAACCGGTTTGCTGAGGAGGATGCGAAGCGCAAAGCTCATCAGCAGGCCCTGCAGGCTGTCATCAAAAAATCTTTTGAACTGCGCAAGGAAAAGAAATTTGATGAATACAAAAAACTGATTGAGGAAAACGCCGAGCGATTTGCCGATGACGGATGGTTTGCCTCTACAGTGGCGGAAGTTCAGGCGGGGAAAGCCTGGAAGGAGAAGGACTACCAAAAGGTGGCGGACATCATAGACCAAGTGCTGAAGCGTTTTCCGAAGGAAGACTCCCTGGCTTCTTACCTCCTGAAAATCCTGAATGGGTCGGATGAAATGCGTGGATACAACTATCAAGCGGCCCGGCATGCCCTCCAGATCATGAAAGACTTCAATACGCGGGATGACGGTGGTTATAATGCGGCTTGCTATCAAGTCATGATGGAAATGGCCATGGAGAAAAAAGACTACGCCCAGGCGAAAAAAGACGCTGTGAATGCACTCCGGGAATTACCCCTCATGCACCAGTATGTAGCCATGAAGAAAAAACAGGCGGAAGCTTAA
- the ybeY gene encoding rRNA maturation RNase YbeY, whose translation MKPRLELYNHLEEGRLSPSVADALARALDACLPAVLALPEGPVPVLSVLDEVEISVVDDDVIRDVHARFLNDPTVTDVITFPHGDGMGEIIVSYDTAIRQASEFNEPVFRELFRYMVHGLLHLHGYIDTEPEERERMFSRQEPLVREFGTALAGISFPDNC comes from the coding sequence ATGAAACCGCGTCTTGAACTTTATAATCATCTGGAAGAAGGGCGTCTCAGTCCGTCCGTTGCGGATGCCCTGGCCCGCGCCCTGGATGCCTGCCTCCCCGCTGTGCTGGCATTGCCTGAAGGCCCTGTGCCCGTCCTCTCCGTATTGGACGAGGTGGAAATAAGCGTGGTGGACGATGACGTGATCCGGGACGTGCACGCCCGTTTTCTGAATGATCCCACGGTGACGGACGTCATCACCTTCCCGCATGGGGACGGAATGGGGGAAATCATCGTCAGTTATGATACCGCCATCCGGCAGGCGTCGGAATTCAATGAGCCGGTTTTCAGGGAGCTCTTCCGGTACATGGTGCATGGTCTCCTGCACCTGCACGGCTACATAGACACGGAGCCGGAAGAACGGGAACGCATGTTCTCCCGTCAGGAACCGCTGGTGCGGGAATTCGGGACTGCCCTGGCAGGCATCTCTTTCCCGGATAACTGCTGA
- a CDS encoding HD family phosphohydrolase, giving the protein MFHFLKKHAAAAAKEGKKPEEAASVPRSPGDRLDSSLAVSVGLCVLVFIVLQWMGSYSPHWGKSVWHHVSEAFLLFSVTLALMPMYWLCAGSLRRKNKTFVVTWGAILVQLLFFGLIRHVTADITSDIGNELLYLPYMMAPLIVTVLLGPLLGMFATISICMLGGFFILPEQYVPEKQVQFWILSSLSGMLTVLLTHNLRNRAQLLRAGFFVGLLVMVLCCIMGVINLQAWDYNLVGVLVCLAVAFGVSMLTSVLISGVLPIIEGVFKIITPISWLEMADMNRPLMKRLQMEAPGTFHHCLMVAQLAEAAAEAIGANPIECRVAAYYHDIGKMQNPLYFIENIMDGPNPHDELTPSMSARIIIDHVQDGVELARANNLPRPLVDVIEQHHGTSLAYFFYRKALQYRDEILSRVESGLASPDDVPEVVESNFRYKGPNPQSKETGIVSLADIVESATRSMGKISCEEMQKRVDELLKQRVVDGHLDDCGLTFGDLKKIRNSFIKTLKSIHHNRIAYPSHNPEAKIEKPVLPVVTAMKEEEKAEKKEKEGKAVPEIMELPDAGQQEKPAEVEQKDGTDTEKNETAS; this is encoded by the coding sequence ATGTTTCATTTTCTGAAAAAACATGCCGCAGCAGCGGCAAAAGAAGGAAAAAAACCGGAAGAGGCGGCCTCCGTGCCCCGCTCCCCCGGTGACCGACTGGACTCCAGCCTGGCGGTATCCGTGGGCCTGTGCGTGCTGGTCTTCATCGTTCTTCAATGGATGGGCAGTTACAGTCCCCATTGGGGGAAATCCGTCTGGCACCATGTGTCGGAAGCCTTTCTGCTCTTCTCCGTGACGCTGGCGCTGATGCCCATGTACTGGCTCTGCGCCGGTTCCCTGCGCAGGAAAAACAAAACCTTTGTCGTCACGTGGGGGGCCATTCTGGTCCAGCTCCTGTTCTTTGGCCTTATCCGGCATGTGACGGCTGATATTACGTCCGACATCGGCAACGAACTCCTGTACCTGCCCTATATGATGGCACCGCTGATTGTAACGGTGCTGCTGGGGCCGCTGCTGGGCATGTTCGCCACCATCTCCATCTGCATGCTCGGTGGATTCTTCATCCTGCCGGAGCAGTACGTACCGGAAAAGCAGGTCCAATTCTGGATCTTGAGCTCCCTCTCCGGCATGCTCACCGTGCTGCTTACCCATAACCTGCGGAACCGTGCCCAGTTGCTGCGTGCGGGCTTCTTCGTGGGGCTGCTCGTCATGGTATTGTGCTGCATCATGGGCGTCATCAATCTCCAGGCGTGGGACTACAACCTGGTAGGCGTACTGGTATGCCTGGCCGTGGCGTTTGGCGTAAGCATGCTGACCAGCGTGCTGATCAGCGGCGTACTGCCTATTATAGAAGGGGTCTTTAAAATCATTACGCCCATTTCCTGGCTGGAAATGGCGGACATGAACCGCCCGCTGATGAAGAGGCTGCAAATGGAAGCTCCGGGTACCTTCCACCACTGCCTGATGGTCGCCCAGCTGGCGGAAGCGGCGGCGGAAGCCATCGGCGCCAACCCCATTGAATGCCGGGTAGCGGCCTATTACCATGACATCGGCAAAATGCAGAACCCCCTCTACTTCATTGAAAACATCATGGACGGCCCCAACCCCCATGATGAGCTCACGCCCAGCATGAGCGCCCGCATCATCATCGACCACGTTCAGGACGGGGTGGAGCTGGCCAGGGCGAACAACCTTCCGCGTCCTCTGGTGGACGTTATTGAGCAGCATCACGGCACCTCGCTGGCCTACTTCTTTTACCGGAAGGCCCTTCAATACCGGGATGAAATTCTGAGCCGGGTGGAAAGCGGGCTGGCCTCTCCGGACGATGTGCCGGAAGTGGTGGAATCCAACTTCCGCTACAAGGGCCCCAACCCCCAGAGCAAGGAAACGGGCATCGTCAGCCTGGCGGACATCGTGGAAAGCGCCACGCGCTCCATGGGAAAAATCTCCTGTGAGGAAATGCAGAAAAGGGTGGATGAACTCCTGAAGCAGAGGGTGGTGGACGGCCATTTGGACGATTGCGGCCTTACCTTCGGGGATCTCAAGAAAATCCGCAACAGCTTCATCAAGACGCTGAAAAGCATTCACCACAACCGCATTGCGTATCCTTCCCACAATCCGGAGGCAAAAATTGAAAAGCCTGTTCTTCCTGTGGTGACTGCCATGAAGGAAGAGGAAAAAGCGGAGAAAAAGGAAAAGGAAGGCAAAGCTGTTCCGGAAATCATGGAACTGCCCGATGCCGGTCAGCAGGAAAAGCCCGCAGAGGTGGAGCAGAAGGACGGGACGGATACGGAGAAAAATGAAACCGCGTCTTGA
- the plsX gene encoding phosphate acyltransferase PlsX — protein sequence MKIALDVMGGDNAPDINMDGAKRALQDFPLIEKIYLVGREEVVRSSCDRWGLSGPRVEIVPAAEVVEMNESGLLAVRKKKNSSMSVSVDLVKTGDADAVVSAGNTGAAVAAATIKLRLLDGVERAGIVTQLPNEFGVCNVTDTGANPDAKPRHLVGYAVMASILARSVYGKPMPKVGVMSNGSEDEKGTDFTKGTFCLLKHLEERGALPFKFVGNVEGHDLFEHEIDVALTDGFTGNVLLKTCEATAKAFGKWLKEELQANPLRMMGAACASGAFRAMKARLSADSVGGSPLLGVRGVTIIAHGSSTPVAIRNALRVSMEMVQQGVNPLIEEEMARLGTIPEVSEVYPK from the coding sequence ATGAAGATTGCACTGGATGTGATGGGCGGCGACAATGCGCCCGATATTAACATGGACGGGGCGAAGCGGGCCCTGCAGGATTTCCCTCTCATTGAAAAAATCTATCTTGTGGGGAGGGAAGAGGTGGTGCGCAGCTCCTGTGACCGCTGGGGGCTTTCCGGCCCGCGCGTGGAAATCGTTCCCGCCGCGGAAGTGGTGGAAATGAATGAATCCGGGCTGCTGGCGGTAAGGAAAAAGAAAAACTCTTCCATGTCCGTCTCCGTGGACTTGGTCAAGACCGGGGATGCGGACGCCGTGGTCAGCGCGGGCAACACGGGCGCGGCCGTAGCGGCCGCCACCATCAAGCTCAGGCTGCTCGACGGCGTGGAGCGCGCGGGCATCGTGACCCAGCTTCCGAATGAATTCGGAGTCTGCAATGTGACGGACACCGGAGCCAATCCGGACGCCAAGCCCCGTCATCTGGTGGGCTATGCCGTTATGGCCAGCATTCTGGCGCGTTCCGTATACGGCAAGCCGATGCCCAAGGTGGGCGTCATGAGCAATGGCTCCGAGGATGAAAAGGGAACGGACTTTACCAAGGGAACTTTTTGTCTGTTGAAGCATCTGGAGGAGCGCGGCGCGCTCCCTTTTAAATTTGTGGGCAATGTGGAAGGCCACGATCTCTTTGAACATGAAATAGACGTGGCGCTGACGGACGGCTTTACCGGGAACGTCCTGCTGAAAACCTGCGAGGCCACCGCCAAGGCGTTCGGCAAATGGCTGAAGGAGGAACTTCAGGCAAACCCGCTCCGCATGATGGGAGCCGCCTGCGCTTCCGGCGCATTCCGCGCCATGAAGGCGCGCCTCTCTGCAGACTCCGTGGGGGGAAGCCCCCTGCTGGGCGTCCGGGGCGTGACGATCATTGCGCATGGCAGCTCCACCCCCGTCGCTATCCGCAATGCCCTGAGAGTCTCCATGGAAATGGTGCAGCAGGGTGTCAATCCCCTCATTGAAGAGGAGATGGCCAGGCTGGGCACTATTCCGGAGGTTTCCGAAGTGTACCCCAAATAA
- the rpmF gene encoding 50S ribosomal protein L32: MAAPKRRTSKMKQRTRLAAQAWRAPKLRKCQNCGSSTPGHTACPNCGTYTTRSGKEIVVKAEA, translated from the coding sequence ATGGCAGCACCTAAGCGCAGAACGTCCAAGATGAAGCAGCGTACCCGCCTTGCCGCGCAGGCATGGCGTGCTCCGAAGCTCCGCAAGTGCCAGAATTGCGGCAGCAGCACCCCCGGTCATACCGCCTGCCCCAATTGCGGTACGTACACGACCCGCTCCGGCAAGGAAATCGTGGTGAAGGCGGAAGCGTAA
- a CDS encoding YceD family protein, which translates to MKRLLVELENLPEAGKKYSGELDSEIFGIDDEEVTSIGPLAFDLQVQRFENELFVRGNISAPFKFRCVRCLGYFDYVVEVSDFAASFEIDAQSVVDVSDSMREEIVLDFPAYPKCADGGMENDCMAKTPYFGVDKEGGTGVNSSAPSKNSGVWDALNELGDHH; encoded by the coding sequence ATGAAAAGATTGCTGGTAGAGCTTGAAAACTTGCCGGAAGCGGGGAAAAAATACAGCGGTGAGCTGGATTCCGAAATCTTCGGCATCGATGATGAAGAGGTTACTTCCATTGGGCCTCTTGCTTTTGACTTGCAGGTGCAGAGATTTGAAAACGAATTATTCGTACGGGGCAATATTTCCGCTCCGTTCAAATTCCGTTGCGTGCGCTGCCTGGGCTACTTTGACTACGTGGTGGAGGTGAGCGATTTTGCCGCCTCTTTTGAAATTGACGCACAGAGTGTTGTGGACGTTTCAGACTCCATGAGGGAGGAAATAGTCCTGGATTTTCCTGCCTATCCGAAATGTGCGGACGGAGGCATGGAAAATGACTGTATGGCGAAAACTCCATATTTTGGAGTGGACAAAGAGGGGGGAACGGGTGTAAACAGTTCTGCCCCGAGCAAGAATAGCGGCGTGTGGGACGCCCTCAATGAGCTGGGGGATCATCATTAA
- a CDS encoding histidine triad nucleotide-binding protein yields the protein MAATLFEKICSGEIPADIVYQDEQCVCFRDISPQAPEHLLLVPRKPIPRLSGAGEEDAALLGHMMLAAGRIARTLHLDESGFRLVINNGPDAGEAVPHLHMHLLAGRKLEWPPG from the coding sequence ATGGCCGCTACGTTATTTGAAAAAATCTGTTCCGGGGAAATCCCTGCGGACATCGTGTACCAGGATGAACAATGCGTCTGCTTCCGGGACATCAGCCCCCAGGCTCCGGAACACCTGCTGCTGGTTCCTCGCAAACCCATTCCCCGCCTTTCCGGTGCAGGGGAGGAAGATGCCGCCCTGCTGGGCCATATGATGCTGGCCGCCGGACGGATTGCACGGACCCTCCACCTGGATGAAAGCGGCTTCCGCCTAGTCATCAACAACGGCCCGGACGCCGGAGAGGCGGTACCCCATCTGCACATGCACCTGCTGGCAGGCCGCAAGCTGGAATGGCCTCCCGGTTAG
- a CDS encoding L-threonylcarbamoyladenylate synthase has product MQTEMFEVDPLSDNRKLYVRAAEALAAGALVGIPTETVYGLGADALNPEAVARVFEAKGRPSFDPLIIHVHHGKEVDKYTAIPEELKELVHTLASKFWPGPLTMVLPKADIIPDIVTSGLPTVAVRVSAHPAMRGVAKALGRPVAAPSANRFGHISPTSASAVQKELDGRIEMILDAGACSEGLESTIVRPMLDEKGKPALELLREGPVTREQFRNLVKVVRRKPAVRPVSEEAPADAPGQLGSHYAPRKPMTLLEAGEEFVPVEGVRYGLLSYEGTSDLAQEGRWTEVVAMSPGSGRLAEAAVRLFALMRQMDENEAIDVIVAEPVPEAGLGRAIMDRLRRASASRE; this is encoded by the coding sequence ATGCAAACCGAAATGTTCGAGGTAGACCCCCTGTCAGACAACCGCAAGCTGTATGTCCGTGCGGCGGAAGCGCTGGCTGCGGGAGCGCTGGTGGGAATCCCCACGGAGACCGTGTATGGCCTGGGAGCGGATGCCTTGAATCCGGAAGCGGTAGCCAGAGTTTTTGAAGCCAAGGGAAGGCCCTCCTTCGATCCCCTGATTATCCATGTTCATCATGGAAAGGAGGTGGACAAATACACCGCCATTCCGGAGGAACTGAAGGAACTGGTGCATACGCTGGCCTCCAAATTCTGGCCGGGGCCGCTGACGATGGTATTGCCGAAGGCGGACATCATCCCGGACATCGTGACCAGCGGCCTGCCTACGGTGGCCGTGCGCGTAAGCGCGCATCCCGCCATGCGCGGGGTGGCGAAAGCGCTGGGCCGTCCCGTGGCTGCGCCCAGCGCCAACCGCTTCGGCCATATCAGCCCTACTTCCGCCTCCGCCGTGCAGAAGGAGCTGGATGGACGCATAGAAATGATTCTGGACGCCGGAGCCTGCTCCGAGGGGCTGGAAAGCACCATCGTGCGTCCCATGCTTGACGAGAAGGGAAAGCCCGCGCTGGAACTGCTGCGTGAAGGTCCGGTGACCCGGGAGCAGTTCCGGAACCTGGTGAAGGTGGTGCGCCGCAAGCCTGCTGTCCGTCCCGTTTCGGAAGAAGCTCCGGCGGATGCTCCGGGCCAGCTCGGCAGCCATTACGCTCCGCGCAAACCCATGACGCTGCTGGAAGCCGGGGAAGAATTCGTGCCCGTGGAAGGAGTGCGGTACGGTCTGCTCTCCTATGAGGGAACGTCTGATCTTGCCCAGGAGGGCAGGTGGACGGAAGTGGTGGCCATGAGCCCCGGCAGCGGACGGCTGGCGGAGGCTGCCGTGCGCCTGTTTGCCCTGATGAGGCAGATGGATGAAAATGAAGCCATTGACGTCATCGTGGCGGAACCCGTTCCGGAAGCCGGGCTGGGCCGGGCCATCATGGACCGCCTGCGCCGCGCCTCCGCCTCCAGGGAATGA
- a CDS encoding shikimate kinase: protein MPNIILIGLMGCGKTTIGKELHRETSLRFTDTDQMIEHQTGMSIPQIFKAHGESHFRDLETGILRQLHGAARQSRIISTGGGITIRPENRDLLKKLGFVVWLHTDVNTLYQRISRCTNRPLLQQPNPKAVLGRLMKERHDFYRETAHLTIDTANLHIHEIAFGILESARVFQSRRQ, encoded by the coding sequence TTGCCAAACATCATCCTGATCGGGCTGATGGGGTGCGGCAAAACGACCATCGGGAAGGAATTGCACCGGGAGACGAGCCTTCGTTTCACGGATACGGACCAGATGATCGAGCACCAGACGGGAATGAGCATTCCGCAGATTTTCAAGGCTCATGGAGAATCACATTTCCGTGACCTGGAAACCGGAATTCTGCGCCAATTGCATGGGGCGGCCAGGCAAAGCCGCATTATTTCAACAGGCGGCGGCATCACTATCAGGCCGGAAAACCGGGACCTGCTGAAAAAGCTGGGCTTCGTCGTCTGGCTTCATACGGATGTGAACACCCTGTACCAGCGCATTTCCAGATGCACCAACCGCCCCCTGCTCCAGCAGCCCAATCCCAAAGCCGTGCTGGGGCGCCTCATGAAAGAGCGGCATGATTTTTACCGGGAAACGGCGCACCTGACCATTGACACGGCCAATCTTCACATTCATGAGATCGCGTTCGGCATTCTGGAATCCGCCAGGGTGTTCCAGTCCCGCCGGCAGTGA
- the rpsP gene encoding 30S ribosomal protein S16 — MAVAIRLNRQGSKDRPYYKIVVVDSRARRDGRYIEQVGSYDPMKEGVNYTINLEKVDKWLANGAQPSETVNSMIRKARKA, encoded by the coding sequence ATGGCAGTAGCAATCAGACTCAACCGTCAGGGTTCCAAGGACCGTCCTTACTATAAAATCGTAGTTGTCGACAGCCGTGCTCGTCGCGACGGCCGTTACATCGAACAAGTGGGCTCCTATGATCCCATGAAGGAAGGCGTCAACTACACCATCAACCTGGAAAAGGTTGACAAGTGGCTTGCCAACGGCGCGCAGCCCTCTGAAACGGTCAATTCCATGATCCGCAAGGCCCGCAAGGCCTAA
- a CDS encoding LysE family translocator, protein MTEELIFAGILLLSQASPGPDQAFVTRSTLAYGFGAGVMAALGIGTGVVAHAALACTVGASVFHSSLGLVLFCAASCWMLYLAWKIWPRGRKGSLAGSGDIPPASGIYRDALVTNLMNPKATFFFVALSAPLLEKNHDPSYALFLGALIVVTGTAGWILWALVFRWQPIRSFYDRHAGGVDGVLSLVLAGFGLSMLYSFGRMAVESFS, encoded by the coding sequence ATGACGGAAGAACTCATATTCGCAGGAATCCTGCTGCTCTCCCAGGCGTCTCCGGGCCCTGACCAGGCTTTTGTCACCCGGAGCACCCTGGCTTACGGCTTTGGCGCCGGGGTGATGGCGGCTCTGGGCATTGGAACAGGGGTGGTCGCCCACGCGGCGCTGGCTTGCACGGTGGGGGCTTCCGTTTTTCACAGCTCCCTGGGGCTGGTGCTTTTCTGTGCCGCCTCCTGCTGGATGCTGTACCTGGCGTGGAAGATATGGCCGCGGGGGAGGAAGGGCAGCCTTGCCGGGAGCGGGGATATTCCCCCGGCTTCCGGCATTTACCGGGATGCCCTGGTGACCAACCTGATGAACCCCAAGGCCACGTTCTTCTTCGTGGCCCTCTCCGCCCCGCTGCTGGAAAAGAATCATGACCCTTCCTATGCCCTGTTCCTTGGCGCATTGATCGTGGTGACTGGGACGGCGGGGTGGATTCTGTGGGCTCTGGTTTTCCGCTGGCAGCCTATCCGGTCCTTTTATGACCGGCATGCCGGAGGGGTGGATGGAGTGCTGTCTCTTGTGCTGGCGGGGTTCGGCCTCAGCATGCTGTACTCCTTCGGGCGCATGGCGGTGGAAAGTTTTTCCTGA
- a CDS encoding tyrosine recombinase XerC has product MMENPLEPEQAFLQYLEVEKQASPHTVEVYARALRQFRAWADGMFTGWENCTPDQMRDWLFQELKDEAATASIRLRFAALRSFYRFMMRRRSLEASPMTGVSLPRKKKNLPVFLTLNQMLELLELPYKTPVPANAPAWLPYRDAAILELFYSCGMRLSELVGLDVSSVDHRFRGVRVMGKGRKERILPVGAPALAALEAYASMACLPKNSPLFVSRIGTRLSARAVQMMLDKYVKLSSIPFTISPHKIRHTFATHILDAGADLRSVQELLGHASLSTTQIYTHVTRARMAEVYRQAHPRA; this is encoded by the coding sequence ATGATGGAGAACCCTCTGGAACCGGAACAGGCCTTCCTGCAATATCTGGAGGTGGAAAAGCAGGCCTCCCCCCATACGGTGGAGGTATATGCCCGCGCGCTGCGCCAGTTCCGGGCCTGGGCGGACGGGATGTTCACGGGGTGGGAAAACTGTACTCCGGACCAGATGAGGGACTGGCTGTTCCAGGAACTGAAGGATGAGGCCGCTACCGCCTCCATCCGCCTGAGGTTTGCCGCCCTGCGCAGTTTTTACCGTTTCATGATGCGGCGGCGCAGCCTGGAAGCGAGCCCGATGACGGGCGTCTCCCTCCCCAGGAAAAAGAAAAACCTGCCCGTTTTCCTGACGCTTAACCAGATGCTGGAATTGCTGGAGCTGCCGTACAAGACGCCCGTTCCTGCGAATGCCCCCGCGTGGCTTCCCTACCGTGACGCGGCTATTCTGGAACTTTTTTATTCCTGCGGGATGCGCCTGAGTGAACTGGTGGGGCTGGACGTCAGCAGCGTGGACCACCGTTTCCGGGGGGTGCGGGTGATGGGAAAGGGGCGCAAGGAGCGCATTCTGCCTGTGGGCGCTCCTGCGCTGGCGGCTCTGGAGGCCTATGCCTCCATGGCCTGCCTGCCTAAGAATTCCCCCCTGTTTGTCTCCCGCATAGGAACCCGGCTCAGCGCGCGCGCCGTTCAGATGATGCTGGACAAGTACGTGAAGCTGTCTTCCATTCCTTTCACCATTTCCCCCCACAAGATCAGGCACACGTTTGCCACGCACATTCTGGATGCCGGGGCGGATCTTCGTTCCGTCCAGGAACTGCTGGGCCATGCCTCCCTGTCCACCACTCAGATTTATACGCATGTGACGCGGGCCAGAATGGCGGAAGTTTACAGGCAGGCGCATCCCAGGGCATAA